A genomic segment from Stappia indica encodes:
- a CDS encoding DUF547 domain-containing protein translates to MAWRRRIGKTQADAANDAGAAPLSPRPLSRRMVIAGIGAAALAGTRRAEAAAPSHEAFTELLQRYVVAGGDGLNRVRYARFREEGRAALGRYIESLAGVAASRLPREAAFAYWVNLYNAVTLQVVLAHYPVASIRDIDLGGGFFSRGPWRKELVRVEGRDLSLDDIEHEILRKRWREPRVHYAVNCASIGCPNLARRAYRAGDLERMLDEGARAFINHPRGVEAGEGGLRVSRIYSWFDEDFGSERELRRHWRSHADAGLAARLDANPPVIGYDYDWRLNDAR, encoded by the coding sequence ATGGCGTGGAGGCGAAGGATCGGGAAGACGCAGGCGGACGCTGCGAACGATGCGGGCGCCGCGCCCCTGTCTCCCCGCCCCCTGTCGCGCCGCATGGTGATCGCCGGGATCGGTGCTGCGGCCCTTGCCGGCACGCGCCGTGCCGAGGCGGCCGCACCCTCGCACGAGGCCTTCACCGAGCTGCTGCAGCGCTACGTGGTCGCTGGCGGCGACGGGCTCAACCGGGTGCGCTACGCCCGCTTTCGCGAGGAGGGACGCGCCGCGCTGGGTCGCTATATCGAAAGCCTGGCCGGTGTCGCCGCCTCACGCCTGCCGCGCGAGGCGGCCTTCGCCTACTGGGTCAATCTCTACAATGCGGTCACGCTGCAGGTGGTGCTCGCCCATTATCCCGTCGCCTCGATCCGCGACATCGATCTAGGCGGAGGATTCTTCTCCCGCGGTCCCTGGCGCAAGGAACTGGTGCGCGTGGAGGGACGGGACCTGTCGCTCGACGACATCGAGCACGAGATCCTGCGAAAGCGCTGGCGCGAGCCGCGGGTGCATTATGCCGTCAACTGCGCCTCCATCGGCTGCCCCAACCTTGCACGGCGCGCCTATCGCGCCGGCGACCTGGAGCGGATGCTGGACGAGGGAGCGCGGGCCTTCATCAACCACCCGCGCGGGGTGGAGGCGGGCGAGGGGGGCTTGCGCGTGTCGCGGATCTACAGCTGGTTCGACGAGGATTTCGGCAGCGAGCGCGAGTTGCGCCGCCACTGGCGCAGCCATGCGGATGCCGGCCTTGCCGCAAGGCTCGACGCTAACCCGCCGGTTATCGGTTACGACTACGACTGGAGGCTGAACGATGCGCGCTGA
- a CDS encoding TVP38/TMEM64 family protein: MRAEGKQAAVGQDGGDGLMDSGEGRTGKASGPAPRRSSVRRFLPLAVILAAMALGYAFGLHEHLSLSELIRRRTELAGIVSDNLWLALAGFAAVYVAAVALSFPGASLLTVLGGFLFGWALGGTVVAFAATIGAGLIFLAARMSLGETLAARAGPFLSRLAEGFREDAFHYLLFLRLAPVFPFWLVNVAPAAFGMRLRPYLVATFVGILPGTYAYAFIGAGLDSVIAAQEAASPGCAAAGTCRIELSALVTPQLLLAFAALGLVALIPVAVRKWRGRKPPGT, from the coding sequence ATGCGCGCTGAAGGAAAGCAGGCTGCGGTCGGGCAGGATGGGGGAGACGGGCTGATGGACAGCGGCGAGGGCCGGACAGGGAAGGCGAGCGGGCCGGCTCCGCGCCGCTCCTCTGTGCGCCGGTTCCTGCCGCTGGCGGTCATCCTGGCGGCCATGGCGCTCGGCTATGCCTTCGGCCTGCACGAGCACCTGAGCCTCTCCGAACTGATCCGCCGCCGCACGGAGCTCGCCGGGATCGTCTCGGACAACCTGTGGCTCGCCCTTGCCGGCTTTGCCGCCGTCTATGTGGCGGCGGTGGCGCTGTCCTTTCCCGGCGCCTCGCTGCTGACCGTGCTCGGCGGCTTCCTCTTCGGCTGGGCGCTCGGCGGCACGGTGGTCGCCTTCGCCGCGACGATCGGCGCCGGGCTGATCTTCCTTGCCGCGCGCATGTCGCTCGGCGAGACGCTGGCGGCACGGGCCGGGCCGTTCCTGTCGCGCCTCGCGGAAGGGTTTCGCGAGGACGCGTTCCACTATCTCCTGTTCCTGCGCCTTGCCCCGGTCTTTCCGTTCTGGCTGGTCAATGTCGCCCCGGCGGCCTTCGGCATGCGGCTGAGGCCCTATCTGGTCGCGACCTTCGTCGGCATCCTGCCGGGCACCTATGCCTATGCCTTCATCGGCGCCGGGCTCGACAGCGTGATCGCGGCGCAGGAGGCGGCCTCGCCCGGCTGCGCGGCGGCCGGCACCTGCCGCATCGAGCTTTCCGCGCTGGTGACGCCGCAGCTGCTGCTGGCCTTTGCCGCGCTGGGGCTGGTCGCGCTCATTCCCGTCGCGGTGAGAAAATGGCGCGGCCGCAAGCCGCCCGGCACCTGA
- a CDS encoding dihydrolipoyl dehydrogenase family protein translates to MSRSLTPDICVIGAGSGGLSVAAAAAAFGVDTVLIEKGEMGGDCLNYGCVPSKALIAAGKAARHAQEAERFGVTVPRIDVDFAAVNDHVRKVIAAIAPHDSQERFEGLGVTVIRAPARFRDPATVVAGDTEIRARRFVVATGSSPLVPPIPGLDTVPWHTNETIFTLRECPQHLLVIGGGPIGLELAQAHRRLGARVTVVEAARAMPREDPELAAIVLQRLRAEGIELIEGASVTAVSGTPGAIRLTVGEGDTAREIEGTHLLLAAGRRANVEGLGLEEAGVAFDRRGITVGPDLRSTNRRVYAIGDVAGGLQFTHVAGYHAGVVIRALLFRLPAKENREIIPRVTFTDPQIGHVGLDPDEARTRFGTARVRVLEAAFAGNDRAQAEARTDGLVRLVAGRGGRILGASVVGAQAGEITNLLSLVVARKLSVRDLAGFVSPYPSLSEAVRRAAISYYADSARNPWIRRLIRFLARFG, encoded by the coding sequence ATGTCCCGTAGTCTCACTCCCGATATCTGCGTCATTGGCGCCGGCAGCGGCGGGCTCTCCGTCGCGGCGGCCGCTGCCGCCTTCGGCGTCGACACCGTGCTGATCGAAAAGGGAGAAATGGGCGGCGACTGCCTGAACTATGGCTGCGTGCCGTCCAAGGCGCTGATCGCCGCCGGCAAGGCAGCGCGCCACGCGCAGGAGGCGGAGCGCTTCGGCGTCACCGTGCCGCGCATCGATGTCGACTTCGCCGCGGTCAACGACCATGTCCGCAAGGTCATCGCCGCCATTGCCCCGCATGATTCGCAGGAGCGTTTCGAAGGGCTGGGCGTCACGGTGATCCGCGCGCCGGCGCGCTTCCGCGACCCCGCCACGGTGGTGGCTGGCGACACGGAGATCCGCGCCCGCCGCTTCGTCGTCGCCACCGGCTCCTCGCCTCTGGTGCCGCCGATCCCCGGCCTCGACACCGTGCCCTGGCACACCAACGAGACGATCTTCACCCTGCGCGAATGCCCGCAGCATCTCCTGGTGATCGGCGGCGGGCCGATCGGCCTGGAGCTGGCGCAGGCCCATCGCCGGCTCGGTGCCCGCGTCACCGTCGTCGAGGCGGCCCGCGCCATGCCGCGCGAGGATCCGGAACTGGCCGCCATCGTGCTGCAGCGGCTGCGGGCCGAGGGGATCGAGCTGATCGAGGGCGCGAGCGTCACTGCCGTGTCCGGCACGCCCGGCGCCATCCGGCTGACCGTCGGAGAGGGCGACACGGCGCGCGAGATCGAAGGCACGCATCTGCTGCTGGCGGCCGGCCGCAGGGCTAATGTCGAGGGGCTTGGCCTGGAGGAGGCGGGCGTCGCCTTCGACCGGCGCGGCATCACCGTGGGGCCGGACCTGCGCAGCACCAACCGCCGGGTCTATGCCATCGGCGATGTCGCCGGCGGCCTGCAGTTCACCCATGTCGCGGGCTACCACGCAGGTGTGGTCATCCGGGCGCTGCTGTTCCGCCTGCCGGCGAAGGAAAACCGCGAGATCATCCCACGCGTGACCTTCACCGATCCGCAGATCGGCCATGTCGGCCTTGACCCGGACGAGGCACGGACCCGCTTCGGAACGGCGCGGGTGCGGGTGCTGGAGGCGGCCTTCGCCGGCAACGACCGGGCGCAGGCGGAAGCGCGCACGGACGGGCTGGTGCGGCTGGTCGCCGGGCGCGGCGGGCGCATCCTCGGGGCGAGCGTCGTCGGGGCGCAGGCGGGCGAGATCACCAACCTCCTGTCGCTGGTCGTTGCCCGCAAGCTGAGCGTGCGCGATCTCGCCGGTTTCGTCTCTCCTTATCCTTCCCTATCGGAAGCGGTTCGCCGCGCGGCGATTTCCTATTATGCTGACAGTGCGCGCAACCCGTGGATTCGCCGCCTCATCCGCTTCCTCGCCCGGTTCGGCTGA
- a CDS encoding sensor histidine kinase gives MSAPHHDETSRRGAATQADAAPAAGLRAAPHGVEAPQGGRRRRRRWGGLSGKLLILTVLFVMLSEVLIFVPSVANFRNTWLTDKLTIAGVAASVLVETDMVSPAVQAELLRATGALAVALDEGERRRLIAMVETPGEVDRTVDMGKADAMTSVLESFAILLSSGDGQMRVIGPTQMGIGGRVDIVMPEAKLRNAMLAFSVRILALSLVISAITAALVYLSLRWLLVRPMQRLTRSMARFQASPEDTGLIIEPSRRDDEVGDAEHSLAAMQATLTETLQSRRQLADLGLAVSKINHDLRNLLASAQLFSERLEQVADPTVQRLAPKILATLDRAVGYTSSVLAYGSAREAPLRRRLVRLDLLVRDVGEVLGLSADGAVAFENRVEEGAEVEADPEQLFRVLMNLCRNAVQALEQSGSDMLVRRVIVEAECRAGQVVVRVRDTGPGVPPALREKLFRPFQSAARRGGTGLGLAIAAELVRAHGGEISLVERAGPGAEFEIRLPRVTPDDPREEPGKDRELAETGPISASLDRSG, from the coding sequence TTGAGCGCACCGCATCACGACGAGACGTCCCGCCGGGGCGCAGCGACGCAGGCTGATGCCGCGCCGGCGGCGGGCCTGCGCGCGGCCCCGCATGGCGTTGAGGCCCCGCAAGGGGGGCGGCGCCGGCGCCGCCGCTGGGGCGGGTTGTCGGGCAAGCTGCTGATCCTGACCGTGCTCTTCGTGATGCTGAGCGAGGTACTGATCTTCGTGCCGTCCGTCGCCAATTTCCGCAATACCTGGCTCACCGACAAGCTGACCATCGCCGGCGTTGCCGCCAGCGTGCTGGTGGAGACCGACATGGTCTCCCCGGCGGTGCAGGCCGAGCTGCTGCGCGCCACCGGCGCGCTGGCCGTCGCCCTCGACGAGGGCGAGCGCCGCCGGCTCATCGCCATGGTCGAGACGCCCGGCGAGGTCGACCGCACGGTCGACATGGGCAAGGCCGATGCGATGACATCGGTGCTGGAGAGCTTCGCCATCCTGCTGTCTTCGGGCGATGGGCAGATGCGCGTGATCGGCCCCACCCAGATGGGCATCGGCGGGCGGGTCGACATCGTCATGCCGGAAGCCAAGCTGCGCAACGCGATGCTGGCCTTTTCCGTGCGTATCCTGGCGCTGTCGCTGGTGATTTCGGCGATCACCGCGGCGCTGGTCTACCTGTCGCTGCGCTGGCTCCTGGTGCGGCCGATGCAGCGGCTGACGCGCTCCATGGCCCGCTTCCAGGCCTCGCCCGAGGACACCGGCCTGATCATCGAGCCCTCGCGCCGCGACGACGAGGTGGGCGATGCCGAGCACAGCCTGGCCGCCATGCAGGCGACGCTGACGGAGACGCTGCAGAGCCGGCGCCAGCTTGCCGATCTCGGCCTTGCCGTCTCCAAGATCAACCACGACCTGCGCAACTTGCTTGCCTCCGCGCAGCTGTTTTCCGAGCGCCTGGAGCAGGTCGCCGACCCGACCGTGCAGCGGCTGGCGCCGAAGATCCTGGCGACGCTGGACCGTGCCGTCGGCTACACCAGCTCGGTGCTGGCCTATGGCAGCGCCCGCGAGGCGCCGCTGCGCCGGCGGCTGGTGCGGCTCGACCTCCTGGTGCGCGATGTCGGCGAGGTGCTGGGTCTTTCGGCGGACGGGGCGGTTGCCTTCGAGAACCGGGTGGAGGAGGGGGCCGAGGTCGAGGCCGATCCCGAGCAGCTGTTCCGTGTCTTGATGAACCTGTGCCGCAACGCGGTCCAGGCGCTGGAGCAGTCGGGCTCGGACATGCTGGTGCGCCGGGTGATCGTCGAAGCCGAATGCCGCGCCGGGCAGGTCGTGGTCAGGGTGCGCGACACGGGGCCCGGCGTGCCGCCGGCCCTGCGCGAGAAGCTTTTCCGCCCGTTCCAGTCTGCCGCCCGGCGCGGCGGCACCGGCCTGGGGCTGGCGATCGCGGCCGAGCTGGTGCGCGCCCATGGCGGCGAGATCAGCCTGGTGGAGCGGGCGGGGCCGGGCGCCGAGTTCGAGATCCGCCTGCCGCGGGTGACGCCGGACGATCCTCGCGAGGAGCCGGGCAAGGACCGCGAATTGGCGGAAACCGGGCCGATTTCCGCTTCGCTCGACCGCAGCGGCTGA
- a CDS encoding autotransporter outer membrane beta-barrel domain-containing protein, translating into MMKKTCFLKRMRPSRQCLLTSIAPLAVALATLSPASAQVWIGGDSTPSDPALIDGSVDLDIGFNSLGTLTILNGSVLTNNTGYVGGDVGGIGVVMVSGQASRWENLGDLVIGQYGDGALDILAGGLVTGENGYIGARPGGVGEVTVSGADGSGNASTWSLRQGLDIGLEGAGTLNVTQGGHVATDGRVGVGSWGQGTIELSDGATMSSYDAIIGITGRGEASLTSGASWTVADQFTVGLFAQGDLRIEDGASLTSRQGYVGANAGGDGNVTVTGGASWEITRFNLSLGNYGTGAMTIEDGGRVYANGGVHLGISDAAASGTLTVLGTPGSRGVLETSGFRGGSGVANVTLDGGVIRAIRDNTNFFSNYGTQQVALGVGGGIIDTDGYDIGIAPVMAGAGGLTKEGLGTLTLTGANTYGGGTTIAAGVLQLGNGGTSGSILGNVANSGVLAFNRSDAVIFGGTVGGTGGVWQVGTGQTTLGADSSALSGVSRVYDGILSVDGTLGGSFEAIGGRLQGIGQVGATTNFAGGTIAPGNSIGTLTVAGNYLGNGGTLEIETVLGDDTSATDLLVVTGDTAGSTNVRVVNLGGVGAQTTEGIRIVDVGGVSGGDFTLLGHYTFEGAPAVVAGAYAYRLQQGATSTPADGDWYLRSALINGTNPTGPLFQAGAPLYEAYATILQSFNELETLQQRVGNRTWTAGAAETGTVPEAAGADSGVWGRVVGRHASLDSRFSTTGTDFDVDIWQLQAGVDLPLFSGEQGSLVGGLSARYGTIAGDVTSMFGNGSISSAGYGLGGSLTWYGSGGFYLDAQANATWYDSDISSSTAAISLISGNSGFGYALGIEAGQRIALAPNWSVTPQAQITYSDVSYDDFTDAYGAAVSLAEGNDLTIRLGLSADYRDSWTDATGETSRIHAYGIADLYHDAMPDSRTEVAGVELVNTQDNLWGGLGIGGTYAWGDDKYAVHGQVGVNTSLIDFGNSFGLTGTVGLTVRF; encoded by the coding sequence ATGATGAAAAAAACCTGTTTCCTCAAACGTATGCGGCCCTCCCGCCAGTGCCTGCTCACATCGATCGCGCCGCTCGCCGTGGCGCTGGCGACGCTCTCGCCGGCATCGGCACAAGTGTGGATCGGCGGAGACAGCACTCCATCGGACCCTGCGCTCATCGATGGCAGCGTCGATCTGGATATCGGTTTCAACTCTCTCGGCACCCTGACCATCCTCAATGGCAGCGTATTGACGAACAATACGGGTTATGTGGGCGGCGATGTGGGGGGCATCGGCGTCGTCATGGTTTCTGGCCAAGCTTCGCGATGGGAGAATCTGGGCGATCTCGTCATCGGGCAATATGGCGATGGAGCGCTCGATATTCTTGCCGGCGGGCTCGTCACAGGCGAGAACGGATATATCGGCGCCCGCCCGGGCGGTGTCGGCGAGGTGACGGTTTCGGGCGCGGATGGCTCGGGCAATGCGTCCACCTGGTCCCTTCGGCAGGGGCTGGACATCGGACTGGAGGGGGCGGGTACGCTGAACGTCACCCAGGGGGGCCATGTCGCCACCGATGGGCGGGTCGGCGTCGGCTCCTGGGGGCAAGGCACGATTGAGCTTTCCGACGGCGCTACAATGTCGAGCTATGATGCCATCATTGGTATCACCGGCCGCGGAGAGGCGAGCCTGACATCGGGCGCATCCTGGACCGTGGCGGACCAGTTTACGGTGGGGCTGTTCGCCCAAGGCGATCTGCGCATCGAAGACGGTGCCAGCCTGACCAGCAGACAGGGCTATGTGGGCGCCAATGCGGGTGGCGACGGGAATGTCACCGTGACCGGGGGCGCAAGCTGGGAAATAACCAGATTCAATCTTAGCCTGGGCAATTACGGAACAGGCGCGATGACCATCGAAGATGGCGGGCGGGTTTATGCGAATGGCGGCGTCCATCTCGGCATATCGGACGCGGCAGCCAGCGGCACGTTGACCGTGCTGGGTACGCCGGGTTCCCGCGGAGTTCTGGAGACCAGCGGTTTCCGGGGCGGCAGCGGTGTCGCAAATGTCACCCTGGACGGCGGTGTCATTCGGGCCATTCGCGACAATACGAATTTCTTCAGCAATTACGGCACTCAGCAGGTTGCTCTCGGCGTCGGCGGCGGCATCATCGATACAGACGGCTACGATATCGGCATCGCCCCCGTCATGGCCGGGGCGGGCGGCCTGACCAAGGAAGGCCTGGGCACGCTCACCCTGACCGGCGCCAACACTTACGGCGGCGGCACGACGATCGCGGCCGGCGTCTTGCAGTTGGGCAATGGCGGCACGAGTGGCAGCATCCTGGGCAATGTCGCCAATAGCGGCGTCCTGGCTTTCAATCGCTCGGACGCGGTGATCTTCGGCGGGACGGTCGGCGGGACGGGTGGCGTTTGGCAGGTCGGCACCGGGCAGACCACGCTCGGCGCCGATAGTTCAGCCCTGTCGGGCGTCTCCAGGGTCTATGACGGCATTCTTTCGGTCGATGGCACGCTTGGCGGATCGTTTGAGGCCATAGGCGGACGATTGCAGGGCATCGGCCAGGTGGGGGCGACGACGAATTTTGCAGGCGGTACCATCGCTCCAGGCAATTCGATCGGTACACTGACCGTGGCCGGCAATTATCTCGGCAATGGGGGAACGCTGGAAATCGAAACAGTGCTGGGCGACGACACTTCGGCCACGGACCTGCTGGTGGTGACCGGCGATACGGCCGGCAGCACCAATGTTCGTGTCGTCAATCTCGGCGGCGTCGGCGCGCAGACTACCGAAGGCATCAGGATCGTCGATGTCGGCGGTGTGTCGGGCGGCGATTTCACGCTCCTGGGACACTACACCTTCGAGGGAGCGCCCGCCGTGGTCGCCGGCGCCTATGCCTATCGTCTCCAACAGGGGGCCACCAGCACGCCCGCCGATGGCGACTGGTATCTCCGGTCGGCCTTGATCAATGGGACTAATCCAACCGGGCCGCTTTTTCAGGCCGGCGCGCCGCTCTACGAGGCCTATGCAACAATCCTGCAGAGTTTCAATGAGCTCGAAACTTTGCAGCAGCGTGTCGGCAATCGCACCTGGACGGCCGGCGCGGCCGAAACGGGCACCGTGCCCGAAGCAGCCGGCGCCGACAGCGGCGTCTGGGGCCGCGTGGTCGGCCGCCACGCCAGTCTCGATTCCCGGTTCTCCACGACCGGCACGGATTTCGATGTCGACATCTGGCAATTGCAGGCCGGGGTCGACCTGCCGCTGTTTTCGGGCGAGCAAGGTAGTCTTGTCGGCGGACTTTCAGCGCGATACGGCACCATTGCGGGCGACGTCACCTCGATGTTCGGCAACGGTTCGATCAGCAGCGCTGGCTATGGTCTGGGAGGATCTCTGACCTGGTATGGTTCCGGCGGCTTCTACCTCGATGCCCAGGCGAACGCGACCTGGTATGACAGCGACATCTCGTCCTCGACTGCTGCGATCAGCCTGATATCGGGCAATAGCGGCTTTGGGTATGCCCTCGGGATCGAGGCCGGCCAGCGGATCGCGCTGGCTCCGAACTGGTCGGTCACGCCGCAGGCGCAGATAACCTATTCCGATGTCAGCTATGATGACTTTACCGACGCCTATGGCGCCGCCGTTTCGCTGGCCGAAGGCAATGATCTCACGATCCGGCTGGGCCTTTCGGCCGATTATCGGGATAGCTGGACCGATGCGACCGGCGAGACCAGCCGTATCCACGCCTATGGCATTGCCGATCTCTACCACGACGCCATGCCCGACAGCAGGACCGAGGTTGCCGGGGTGGAACTCGTCAACACCCAGGACAATCTCTGGGGCGGCCTCGGGATCGGCGGCACCTATGCCTGGGGCGACGATAAATATGCCGTCCATGGCCAGGTCGGCGTCAATACAAGCCTCATCGATTTCGGCAACAGCTTCGGCCTTACCGGCACGGTCGGGCTCACCGTAAGGTTTTAA
- a CDS encoding ATP-binding protein, with protein MIALTLLAFAVVYFGLIAYFFFIYEWLYPEFTEDDFLRTGDVVTLGLLLGIGIATASLLGWVLARRIVDPLKSVAGAARRVAEGDFSARAALRRGNFGEASDLVADFNLMAERLQRAEAELQYSNSAIAHELRTPLTILRGRLQGLLDGAFTPSAELYGRLIDHVDDLSAIVEELRTLALSNAGQLDLQYSRLDLAAEAEAALTSLEDQLGKAGITTTLALNSAVTSADRSRVRQAFVALLENCCRYAPQTTVHVETGVAGEHVFFRCTDTGPGLPDEGRARAFERFWRADESRGRSGGGSGLGLPIVKAIAQAHGGSALVLSSRKPGLAVEIRLPRPDRLKTLR; from the coding sequence ATGATCGCGCTGACCCTGCTTGCCTTCGCCGTCGTCTACTTCGGATTGATCGCGTATTTCTTCTTCATCTACGAATGGCTCTATCCGGAGTTCACCGAGGACGACTTCCTGCGCACCGGCGACGTCGTGACGCTGGGGCTCCTCCTGGGCATAGGCATCGCGACCGCCTCGTTGCTCGGCTGGGTCCTTGCGCGGCGGATCGTGGATCCGTTGAAATCGGTTGCCGGGGCTGCCCGGCGGGTCGCGGAAGGGGATTTTTCGGCGCGCGCTGCCTTGCGCCGCGGCAATTTCGGCGAGGCCAGCGATCTGGTCGCCGACTTCAACCTGATGGCAGAGCGGCTGCAGCGCGCCGAGGCCGAGTTGCAATACTCGAACTCGGCCATCGCGCATGAACTGCGCACCCCCCTGACCATTTTGCGCGGGCGGCTGCAGGGCCTGCTGGACGGCGCCTTCACCCCCAGCGCCGAGCTCTATGGCCGGCTCATCGATCATGTGGACGATCTGTCGGCGATCGTGGAGGAATTGCGCACGCTGGCGCTGAGCAATGCGGGGCAGCTCGATCTGCAATACTCGCGGCTCGACCTGGCGGCGGAGGCCGAGGCGGCGCTGACCTCGCTCGAGGATCAACTCGGCAAGGCGGGGATCACCACGACCCTGGCGCTCAATAGCGCCGTCACCAGCGCCGACCGCTCGCGGGTGCGGCAGGCCTTCGTCGCGCTTCTCGAAAATTGCTGCCGCTACGCGCCGCAAACCACGGTGCATGTCGAGACCGGCGTGGCCGGGGAGCACGTCTTCTTCCGGTGCACCGACACCGGTCCCGGGCTCCCCGACGAAGGCCGCGCCCGCGCCTTCGAGCGGTTCTGGCGCGCGGACGAGTCGCGAGGGCGCAGCGGCGGCGGCTCCGGACTGGGCCTGCCCATCGTCAAGGCGATCGCGCAGGCCCATGGCGGCAGCGCGCTGGTCCTTTCCTCCCGCAAGCCCGGCCTTGCCGTCGAGATCCGGCTGCCGCGCCCGGACCGCCTTAAAACCTTACGGTGA
- a CDS encoding response regulator: MNNALILIIEDEPEIAEIIGTYLSREGFRTITAGDGTVGLAHHLRLRPDLVVLDIKLPGQDGYDVLAAIRRRGETPVIMVTALAEDLDKLQALRIGADDYVVKPFNPLEIVARVKAVLRRTMGRGSGQMLRVGALTIDPQAYRVAVDSAAGPVTLDLTRTEFRILAHMAASPGKVFERSELVDACLPESEALDRTVDSHVSNLRRKLAGVGADGLLTGVRGVGYRLDDVHG, translated from the coding sequence ATGAACAATGCTCTGATCCTTATCATCGAAGACGAGCCCGAGATTGCCGAGATCATCGGAACCTACTTGTCGCGCGAGGGCTTCCGGACCATCACCGCAGGTGACGGGACCGTCGGGCTGGCGCATCACCTGCGCTTGCGGCCCGATCTGGTGGTGCTGGACATCAAGCTGCCGGGGCAGGACGGCTATGATGTTCTGGCGGCGATCCGCCGGCGCGGCGAAACGCCGGTCATCATGGTCACCGCGCTGGCGGAGGATCTCGACAAGTTGCAGGCGCTGCGCATCGGTGCCGACGACTATGTCGTCAAGCCGTTCAACCCGCTCGAGATCGTCGCCCGCGTCAAGGCCGTCCTGCGGCGGACCATGGGGCGCGGCAGCGGGCAGATGCTGCGCGTCGGGGCCCTGACCATAGATCCGCAGGCCTACAGGGTGGCGGTCGACAGCGCGGCAGGCCCGGTGACGCTCGACCTTACGCGGACCGAGTTCCGCATCCTGGCCCATATGGCCGCGAGCCCGGGCAAGGTGTTCGAGCGCTCGGAACTGGTCGATGCCTGCCTGCCGGAAAGCGAGGCCCTCGACCGGACGGTGGACAGCCATGTCAGCAATCTGCGTCGCAAGTTGGCGGGCGTCGGGGCCGACGGATTGCTCACCGGCGTCCGCGGCGTCGGCTACCGGCTGGACGACGTCCATGGCTAG